One genomic region from Sphingobacterium multivorum encodes:
- a CDS encoding glycosyltransferase family 2 protein: MDSIKLTVIIPIFNNVKDIHKLINSLLKQSLSDWECIIIDDGSTDGSQEVVNDLIINDSRFQLLHRINFTPRKGANACRNLGLLKSSGNYIVFTGKRYEYLPVRHVRGQQYLWIVQNLRD, encoded by the coding sequence ATGGATAGTATAAAATTAACTGTTATTATCCCAATCTTTAACAATGTTAAAGATATCCACAAATTAATAAACAGTCTACTTAAGCAATCCCTATCTGATTGGGAGTGTATTATTATTGACGATGGTTCTACGGATGGTTCTCAAGAAGTAGTTAACGATTTAATTATTAATGATTCAAGATTTCAATTGCTTCATAGAATTAATTTTACACCAAGGAAAGGTGCTAATGCCTGCCGTAATTTAGGTTTGTTGAAGTCATCTGGAAATTATATTGTTTTTACAGGTAAAAGATATGAATATCTGCCTGTTCGACACGTAAGGGGACAACAATACCTTTGGATAGTTCAAAATCTAAGAGATTGA
- a CDS encoding beta-1,6-N-acetylglucosaminyltransferase, producing the protein MQKHAYLVICHKNKDQVIDLIQELVKHIENHCLVFCDMNFNIDLTEISSIGASSQITLIHSNFKIEWGKFSLVEAGLLLLEKAYHLNVDFSYFHLISGQDYPIKSNEQIQDFFKDNNKIYIDYFSLPRSDGHWPPDGGLSRYLANNNNKAHLPKDIKTLYGGSQWWSLPNESVGYVLNYVKDNPSIKKFYHGTLIPDESFMQTILLNSIKLRKKIVNNNLRYIDWLSGPLFPKILIESDLKKIIESKCLFARKFDQNEDPNIIKYLKTHIRSKRI; encoded by the coding sequence ATGCAAAAACACGCATACTTAGTAATATGTCACAAAAATAAAGATCAGGTTATTGATTTAATTCAGGAACTGGTCAAACATATCGAAAATCACTGTCTTGTTTTTTGCGATATGAATTTTAATATTGATCTAACAGAAATATCGTCCATAGGTGCTAGTAGCCAGATAACCCTTATTCATTCCAACTTTAAAATAGAATGGGGGAAATTTTCGCTTGTAGAAGCAGGTTTGCTACTATTAGAAAAAGCATATCATCTAAATGTAGATTTTTCTTACTTTCATCTCATCAGTGGACAGGATTATCCAATCAAGTCTAACGAGCAAATCCAAGATTTTTTTAAGGATAATAATAAAATCTATATAGACTATTTCTCCCTTCCTAGAAGCGATGGACATTGGCCTCCAGATGGAGGTTTAAGTAGATATCTTGCCAATAATAATAACAAAGCACATCTACCTAAAGATATAAAAACTTTATACGGAGGAAGTCAATGGTGGAGTTTACCAAATGAAAGTGTGGGCTATGTATTGAATTACGTGAAAGATAATCCATCAATTAAAAAATTCTATCATGGTACACTTATTCCAGACGAGTCATTTATGCAAACCATCTTATTAAATTCTATTAAACTCCGGAAGAAAATAGTAAACAATAATCTTCGCTATATCGATTGGCTAAGCGGGCCCTTATTTCCAAAGATTCTAATTGAAAGTGATTTAAAAAAAATAATAGAATCAAAATGTTTATTTGCAAGAAAATTTGATCAAAATGAAGACCCCAATATCATAAAATATCTAAAGACACATATTAGAAGTAAAAGAATTTGA
- a CDS encoding glycosyltransferase translates to MIDKPYISVILPVYNGEDYLERSIRSILEQDFQDFEFLIINDGSLDKTKEIIKSFDNYRIMYIENSKNQGIVRSLNRGLYLSKGKYIARMDSDDYSYSNRLSTQFALFEDHPEIDILSSCIFIKELGEMGNSLTDAQISALLMFCNPLFHPTVMMKAESLKKCKLYYDEKAKHCEDYKLWIDAKISGLKISRCSNVLLEYNFGPGRISHTKSSQQRNNTLIIAYKYACLHFPEFLRNKKHLFYKLLTGHRETDMDVGDLEAFGMQWILENQVLNIFDPLLLSGCINSFLNFSTVTENSAAMRFQN, encoded by the coding sequence ATGATTGATAAACCCTATATCTCTGTGATACTACCTGTTTATAATGGGGAGGATTATCTCGAACGGAGTATCCGTTCTATTCTAGAACAAGATTTTCAGGACTTTGAATTTTTAATAATAAATGATGGTTCCCTGGATAAGACCAAGGAAATAATTAAAAGTTTTGATAATTACAGAATTATGTATATTGAAAATTCAAAAAACCAAGGGATTGTCAGATCCCTTAATAGAGGGCTGTACCTTAGCAAGGGGAAATATATCGCCAGAATGGATAGTGACGATTATTCATATTCCAATAGGCTATCAACTCAATTTGCTCTTTTTGAAGACCATCCTGAGATTGATATTTTAAGTTCTTGCATATTTATTAAAGAACTGGGGGAAATGGGCAATAGCCTCACAGACGCTCAGATTTCAGCACTACTGATGTTTTGTAATCCTTTATTTCATCCTACAGTGATGATGAAAGCGGAATCTTTAAAGAAATGTAAACTATATTATGATGAGAAAGCTAAGCATTGTGAAGATTACAAATTGTGGATAGATGCTAAAATATCGGGGCTTAAAATCTCCAGATGTTCAAATGTATTGTTGGAATATAATTTTGGCCCAGGCAGGATATCCCATACTAAAAGCAGTCAACAGCGGAACAACACGCTTATAATTGCCTATAAATATGCATGCTTACATTTTCCAGAGTTCCTTCGAAACAAAAAGCACTTGTTTTACAAACTATTGACTGGCCATCGTGAAACTGACATGGACGTCGGTGATCTTGAAGCTTTTGGAATGCAGTGGATATTGGAAAATCAAGTGTTGAATATTTTTGATCCGCTACTATTATCAGGCTGTATCAATTCATTTTTAAATTTTAGTACTGTTACAGAAAATAGTGCCGCAATGAGGTTTCAAAATTAG
- a CDS encoding TolC family protein, whose product MRTLKIIIVSIFFMPLPGIAQVKLSLDNCLSILEEKNRSYLIIKTNETIDEQRIFQEKDKLIPPLNLSMYNGLLTGRSINPTTNLFENNFMFYQNFGLQTYYPILDWGRRRYSIRQNKFFYESSRYRSKSNLLEQKIKLILYYFDILKYQNSISITYLMNSHLKHLLQLSDSLQRVQKDIRITGQEIKVRILTDSINVINYEKEVFNKKIELADLLGMDYDTQIELVDDKKTTSEFFYSSEEEIIKKLNESAPDILAQESKIEGLIMGLKLLEKSKLPVLGVNIGISTNYSKLFDSKSDDYFKSLHNNLGGNAAIQINIPLYDQNQRKRQTKIARAELTKENLQLETLKSNLFTSVLSTFNSYKKQQKELSIRKANLVLLTEILSSKKELFLAKKVTIKDFLEDFNRVSMGELEIANTQASIACYENLLKIYLND is encoded by the coding sequence ATGAGAACTTTAAAAATAATTATCGTTTCTATTTTTTTTATGCCACTTCCGGGGATCGCGCAGGTCAAGCTTAGTTTAGATAATTGTCTTTCGATCCTGGAAGAAAAAAACAGAAGTTATTTGATCATTAAGACCAATGAAACTATCGATGAACAGCGTATCTTTCAGGAAAAGGATAAATTGATACCGCCGCTGAATCTATCTATGTATAATGGTCTGTTGACAGGTCGATCAATAAATCCAACAACAAACTTGTTTGAAAACAATTTCATGTTTTATCAAAATTTTGGCTTGCAGACCTATTATCCAATTCTTGATTGGGGGCGGAGAAGATATTCGATTCGGCAAAATAAATTTTTTTACGAATCATCTCGTTACCGTTCTAAGTCCAATTTACTGGAACAGAAAATTAAGCTTATTCTCTACTATTTTGATATTTTAAAATATCAAAATAGTATTTCGATTACTTATTTAATGAATAGCCATCTTAAACACTTATTGCAACTTTCAGATTCTCTTCAGCGTGTTCAAAAGGATATCCGGATCACAGGCCAAGAAATTAAGGTCAGAATACTTACCGACAGTATTAACGTAATTAACTATGAGAAAGAGGTTTTTAATAAGAAAATAGAACTTGCAGATCTGTTAGGAATGGATTATGATACGCAAATCGAATTGGTAGATGATAAAAAAACCACCTCGGAATTTTTCTACAGTTCCGAAGAAGAAATAATAAAGAAGCTTAATGAAAGTGCGCCAGATATACTAGCACAGGAAAGTAAAATCGAAGGTCTGATTATGGGACTTAAATTGCTGGAAAAATCTAAATTACCAGTTTTAGGCGTGAATATAGGTATATCGACAAACTATTCGAAATTATTTGACTCGAAAAGCGATGATTATTTCAAAAGTCTCCATAATAACCTTGGTGGTAATGCAGCCATTCAAATAAACATCCCTTTATATGATCAAAACCAAAGAAAGAGACAAACTAAAATAGCCAGGGCTGAGCTCACCAAAGAAAATTTGCAGCTGGAAACACTAAAATCTAATTTGTTCACTTCTGTCTTATCAACTTTCAATAGTTATAAAAAGCAGCAGAAGGAATTAAGTATCCGCAAAGCAAACTTGGTGTTGCTAACTGAAATTTTATCATCAAAAAAAGAATTGTTTTTAGCAAAAAAGGTTACAATAAAAGATTTTTTGGAGGATTTCAACCGAGTTAGCATGGGGGAGTTAGAGATTGCCAATACTCAGGCCAGCATCGCCTGTTACGAGAATTTGCTTAAAATTTATTTAAATGATTGA
- a CDS encoding lantibiotic dehydratase → MNQEWITEFFVLRKPVLAQNYLQTQWDEDLHGNLSKLSNETLEAIFVASPTLYKEIVKTKDGQGALSEEKKEKLLKSLYKYINRASNRCTPFGLFSSCSTGKITDSKDNLDLRSGKIIKHARLDMDILSKLALHLKGISEIRNKLLYSSNSSLYYSKKKFKYFEYRYSKDGYRSFHLSSTDSHNVIKDVIRFCNTPRAIDEISMFLVQRYPVEEEDVHVYLNELINNSVLLSSIDPNVTGPEYFEVILAEVKRISVEYSSDTCDFIYQNLVQIQEYLSVIFYSKNQISDYHSIQKILCTIMGTDSIDTSNTFQVDMIAKNRDLNLNKEFVDTLISSIEELNSYNQIRRQESFHLRSFKWAFLERYEQQDVRLVELFDKVSGLGYRNLFHDTRPFSSQIPEPAIAKLAHEKYLDFIKNGDQIIQIEAEDILPNSSSTKLPDNFSIMGNLLSKDGESFFNIITTPSSTTNLIGRFCHADQKLLENVKTHLTPSNGNGIIHAEIAHLPQSRIGNILSRPNLLDWEVEFLSTSKVEGKRKIAIADLYVKVENNEVILYSKKYKKRIIPRLSSAHNYSNFSLELYHFLCDLQNQHSPVIQLWTWPENLQNKTFLPRVVYKNIIISMARWILDCRLFKAEMLRHKRTFAEQLRQFQNDHGLPDVFQIMNGDNFLVIDSKNSISIAILEKEVGNGHSLMLVENLYENFDSPVIQDSRIYSNEIVLPVRRRKELFPVPKFVFKPPVLLKRTFLFGEEWTYIKIYCKEKFGNDVLKRSYNILKKTKEQFFFIRYRDPLPHLRIRIKMNNLGTVLNPLLKALSPLVGEGIIFNIVTDKYNREIERYGESTMLGSESYFGLSSILVLDYLNIKTNQNTHAFAVKVIDNSLDLLKCSYEQKMTIYKQGFGSFAQEFNFFNNKHLQKAISKNFNEIRKSLDEEKHGPNSTILQDYLKKLQVLITDCDRPDQICTHSSLIRSHIHMFINRLFPSNQRMEELLIYFSLEKYGLYNSKRKETTRSL, encoded by the coding sequence ATGAATCAAGAATGGATTACTGAATTTTTTGTGCTGAGGAAACCAGTTCTTGCACAGAATTATCTACAAACGCAGTGGGACGAAGACCTACATGGTAATTTATCAAAGTTAAGCAATGAAACTTTGGAGGCTATTTTTGTTGCGTCTCCAACACTTTATAAAGAAATTGTGAAGACTAAGGATGGCCAAGGTGCTTTATCTGAGGAAAAGAAGGAAAAATTATTAAAATCATTATATAAATATATAAATAGAGCTTCAAATAGATGCACACCATTTGGGTTATTCTCATCTTGTAGTACGGGTAAAATTACAGATTCGAAGGATAACCTTGATTTGCGTTCAGGGAAAATTATCAAGCATGCCCGACTTGATATGGATATTTTATCTAAACTTGCATTGCATCTCAAGGGTATTTCAGAAATAAGAAATAAATTATTGTATAGTTCCAATTCATCATTGTACTATTCAAAAAAGAAGTTTAAGTATTTTGAATATAGATACTCAAAAGACGGATACCGATCTTTTCATTTGAGTTCAACTGACAGTCACAATGTAATTAAAGATGTTATACGATTCTGCAATACTCCACGTGCTATAGATGAAATTTCCATGTTTCTTGTGCAAAGATATCCTGTTGAAGAAGAAGATGTCCATGTGTATTTAAATGAATTGATAAACAACAGCGTTTTGTTAAGCAGTATTGATCCAAATGTTACCGGACCAGAATATTTCGAGGTTATATTGGCTGAAGTCAAAAGGATTTCGGTAGAGTACTCTTCTGACACCTGTGATTTCATTTATCAGAATTTAGTCCAGATTCAAGAATATTTGTCAGTAATCTTTTATTCAAAAAACCAAATAAGTGATTATCATTCAATTCAGAAAATATTGTGCACCATTATGGGCACCGATTCCATTGATACAAGCAATACTTTTCAAGTTGATATGATTGCAAAAAATCGTGATTTAAACTTGAATAAAGAGTTTGTTGATACGCTAATCTCTTCTATAGAAGAGTTAAATAGCTATAATCAAATACGAAGACAAGAGTCATTCCATCTCAGAAGTTTTAAATGGGCATTTCTTGAGCGCTATGAACAACAGGATGTCAGGTTAGTTGAGCTTTTTGACAAAGTTTCTGGACTTGGTTATCGAAATCTATTCCACGATACAAGGCCTTTTTCAAGTCAAATCCCTGAACCTGCGATAGCAAAACTTGCCCATGAAAAATATCTTGATTTTATAAAAAATGGCGATCAGATTATACAAATAGAAGCAGAAGACATTTTACCTAATAGTTCGTCGACGAAATTGCCAGATAATTTTTCTATTATGGGCAATTTATTATCTAAAGACGGTGAATCTTTTTTTAATATTATTACTACACCATCGTCAACGACCAATCTAATCGGACGATTTTGTCATGCAGATCAAAAACTTTTGGAAAATGTGAAGACCCACCTCACACCGTCAAACGGGAATGGAATTATTCATGCGGAGATTGCTCATCTTCCACAGTCAAGGATTGGAAATATCCTATCGAGACCTAATTTACTTGACTGGGAAGTAGAATTCCTTTCAACCTCCAAGGTTGAAGGGAAAAGAAAAATAGCAATTGCTGATTTATATGTGAAAGTGGAAAATAATGAAGTAATATTATATTCAAAGAAGTACAAAAAACGAATTATTCCTAGACTTTCATCAGCTCATAATTATTCAAACTTTAGTTTAGAATTATACCATTTTCTCTGTGATCTCCAAAACCAACATTCACCAGTTATTCAATTGTGGACATGGCCTGAGAATCTACAAAACAAGACATTCTTACCCAGAGTGGTTTATAAAAATATAATAATATCTATGGCACGATGGATATTGGATTGTAGATTGTTTAAAGCTGAAATGTTAAGGCATAAGAGAACTTTTGCGGAGCAATTGAGGCAGTTTCAAAATGATCATGGATTGCCTGATGTCTTTCAAATAATGAATGGAGATAACTTTTTGGTAATCGATTCCAAAAATTCAATTTCTATTGCTATACTTGAAAAAGAAGTAGGCAATGGACATTCTTTAATGCTGGTTGAAAATTTATACGAAAACTTTGATTCTCCAGTTATTCAAGACAGTAGGATTTACTCGAATGAGATTGTACTGCCAGTGAGACGACGAAAAGAGTTATTTCCAGTTCCCAAGTTTGTCTTTAAACCTCCTGTATTATTAAAAAGAACTTTTTTATTTGGCGAGGAATGGACCTATATCAAAATTTACTGCAAAGAAAAATTTGGGAATGATGTACTAAAGCGTAGCTATAATATTCTTAAGAAAACCAAGGAACAATTTTTCTTTATTCGATATCGCGACCCTTTACCTCACCTTCGAATTCGAATCAAAATGAACAATCTCGGCACTGTTCTTAACCCACTGCTAAAGGCACTTTCTCCCTTGGTGGGAGAGGGCATCATTTTTAATATCGTAACAGATAAGTATAACCGCGAAATCGAAAGATATGGAGAGTCTACAATGCTGGGAAGCGAGAGTTATTTTGGGCTTAGTAGTATCTTAGTTCTGGATTATTTAAATATTAAAACTAATCAGAATACGCACGCATTTGCGGTTAAAGTAATAGACAATTCATTGGACTTATTGAAATGCTCGTACGAACAAAAAATGACCATCTATAAACAAGGTTTTGGCTCTTTTGCTCAAGAATTTAATTTTTTTAACAACAAACACCTACAAAAGGCTATTTCAAAGAATTTTAATGAGATTAGAAAAAGCTTGGATGAGGAAAAACATGGTCCCAACTCGACCATTCTGCAAGACTATTTAAAAAAACTGCAGGTTCTTATAACTGATTGTGATAGACCTGATCAAATTTGTACCCATTCGTCACTGATCAGAAGTCATATTCATATGTTTATTAACAGATTGTTTCCCTCCAACCAAAGAATGGAGGAATTATTAATTTATTTCTCATTAGAAAAGTATGGGCTTTATAATTCGAAAAGGAAAGAGACGACAAGATCTCTTTAA
- a CDS encoding lanthionine synthetase C family protein — translation MNNSRLESALDHIAVVIKDSLPYIGLNGGALLNTSGISIFLYHYGQIRKDAHAIRLSSDILNQVFSSDLPYSKHKSSTTSFCSGLAGTGWLAMYMKDKGVWESSLEMREMDELVFEFYKESIEKGFHDFLHGASGALLYMLKRKSKSSQIKAKSMIISLLDIAYDEGDLFFWNDYDLEKNLVKKNFLNYGLSHGTPAILSILSKAKTVNYEKVDHLKDLVQRGVNTLLKYKNDEGLMSRYPYNVNIDEPSNQFTRLGWCYGDLGVAQALWNTASFLKDHKIISTAYDIVIASTNRTFKDSIVQDGGICHGASGISHIYHRFYKLTRNMKLLKASDYWMDIALEMVEPRENLITGYTKYTHTEGYVNSFGLLDGISGVGLTILNRLSDKKLNWDECLLIS, via the coding sequence ATGAATAATTCCCGGCTAGAATCAGCACTCGATCACATTGCTGTTGTGATTAAGGACAGTTTACCTTATATAGGGCTAAATGGTGGTGCCTTATTGAATACTTCAGGTATTTCCATATTTCTATACCATTATGGGCAGATTAGAAAAGACGCACATGCTATAAGGCTTTCTTCGGACATTCTCAATCAAGTTTTTAGTTCCGATCTTCCGTATTCGAAGCATAAATCCTCCACTACATCTTTTTGTTCTGGACTTGCTGGTACAGGATGGTTGGCGATGTACATGAAGGATAAGGGCGTATGGGAAAGCTCGTTGGAAATGCGCGAAATGGATGAATTAGTTTTTGAGTTTTATAAGGAGTCAATTGAAAAAGGATTTCATGATTTTCTTCATGGGGCATCTGGTGCACTACTATATATGTTGAAGAGAAAATCGAAGTCATCTCAGATAAAGGCTAAATCAATGATTATAAGTTTGTTAGATATTGCATACGATGAGGGTGATTTGTTTTTCTGGAATGATTACGATCTGGAAAAAAATTTAGTGAAGAAGAACTTCTTGAATTATGGGCTTTCGCATGGAACTCCGGCAATTCTATCGATACTATCGAAAGCAAAAACGGTAAACTATGAGAAAGTTGATCATTTAAAAGATCTCGTCCAGCGTGGGGTAAATACTTTATTGAAGTACAAAAATGATGAAGGTTTGATGTCTCGCTATCCCTATAACGTTAATATTGACGAACCTTCGAATCAGTTCACCAGGTTAGGCTGGTGCTATGGCGATCTTGGAGTAGCACAAGCGTTATGGAATACTGCATCTTTTTTAAAAGACCATAAAATCATAAGTACAGCGTATGATATAGTGATTGCGTCCACCAATAGAACTTTTAAGGACTCAATAGTCCAGGATGGTGGGATTTGTCATGGCGCTAGTGGAATTTCACATATCTATCACCGATTTTATAAACTAACCAGGAACATGAAATTACTTAAGGCTTCAGATTATTGGATGGATATAGCACTGGAAATGGTTGAGCCGAGAGAGAACCTGATTACTGGGTATACAAAATATACACATACAGAGGGTTATGTAAATAGTTTCGGATTATTAGATGGTATTAGTGGAGTTGGTTTGACGATTTTAAATAGATTATCTGATAAGAAACTGAATTGGGACGAATGTTTACTAATATCTTAA
- a CDS encoding glycosyltransferase produces MKNKIDVIFLDSVGISNAYGIGAYGKSLVPELAKSEDINLYHLTISYGPSGSFLISQMKGYKKIVITFNNSMSHTMQERHLVSLSALIAFNMVIFHAKIDVGILHVNLSADFEICKVAKNHGFKVILTQHVMLSPIRTSGYQGEFTELNKKFFSMADGTIFLSDKTLKTALKDYKVDKRNAVLIYNGIKWRSSKSSKQELKRKYGFRSGDFILLYVGRIDESKGVFELLRAFSTIGKSIHTLRLVVVGSGDITKAMSISKNIVGKISYTGFVDRQMLAELYKIADLGILPSYSEQCSMAAIEMLHNNIPLILSDIEGFDVFADQIFHKAKIIKKKNQKSVDIDFIMKKIVEIYESSDYKDNFIKVATHYKKHVFNLQKAKNDTLKFYNQIFYS; encoded by the coding sequence ATGAAAAATAAAATTGATGTAATTTTCCTTGATTCCGTTGGAATAAGCAATGCTTATGGTATTGGGGCATATGGAAAAAGTTTAGTGCCTGAATTGGCTAAATCGGAGGATATCAATCTCTATCATTTAACGATATCCTACGGACCAAGTGGTAGTTTTTTGATATCCCAAATGAAAGGATATAAGAAAATAGTCATTACTTTCAATAATTCTATGAGCCATACCATGCAGGAAAGGCACCTAGTCTCACTTTCAGCTCTGATCGCTTTTAACATGGTGATTTTTCATGCTAAAATAGATGTAGGGATTCTACATGTCAATCTTTCTGCAGATTTTGAAATTTGTAAAGTCGCTAAGAATCATGGATTTAAAGTTATTTTAACGCAACATGTCATGCTTTCCCCCATAAGGACATCAGGCTATCAAGGAGAATTTACTGAGCTCAACAAAAAATTCTTTTCGATGGCAGACGGAACAATCTTTTTGTCCGATAAAACCTTGAAGACGGCTTTAAAAGATTATAAGGTTGACAAAAGAAATGCAGTCCTTATCTATAATGGTATCAAATGGCGTTCGTCCAAAAGTTCAAAACAAGAACTAAAGAGAAAATATGGATTCCGGAGCGGAGACTTTATTTTATTATATGTAGGACGAATAGATGAATCAAAAGGGGTGTTTGAGCTACTAAGAGCATTTAGTACAATCGGTAAAAGCATACATACTTTAAGGTTGGTAGTGGTAGGGTCTGGAGATATTACTAAAGCTATGTCAATCAGTAAAAATATTGTTGGGAAAATAAGTTATACGGGGTTTGTCGATAGGCAGATGTTAGCGGAACTGTATAAAATAGCCGATCTGGGTATTCTGCCTTCTTATTCCGAGCAATGTAGCATGGCTGCCATCGAAATGCTGCATAACAACATTCCACTAATTTTGAGTGATATAGAAGGATTTGATGTTTTTGCAGATCAGATATTTCATAAAGCCAAAATTATCAAGAAAAAAAATCAGAAGTCGGTTGACATTGATTTTATCATGAAGAAAATTGTGGAGATATACGAATCAAGTGATTATAAAGACAATTTTATAAAAGTAGCAACCCACTACAAAAAGCATGTCTTTAATCTTCAAAAAGCTAAAAATGATACTTTAAAATTTTACAATCAGATTTTTTATTCATGA